The DNA window AAAGCCTCCAGTTGCCGGAGAGTATCTATAAAAAGGGGCTTGGAGATCAGCCCATCGGGAACTTGGTTCCAATGGTGGTTGAGCAAACATCCCGTGGAGAACGGGCCTACGATATATTCAGCCGTCTACTCAAGGAGCGTATCATTATCTTGGGTACACCCATCAATGATATAGTGGCAAACTTGGCGGTTGCCCAGTTACTATACCTGACTAGTGAAGACCCGGAGCGGGACATTAATATTTACATTAATTCACCGGGTGGACTGGTATACAGTGGGCTCGGCGTTTACGATACGATCCAGTACGTTTCGTGCCCGGTTGCGACTATTTGCGTAGGTTTAGCCGCATCTTTGGGGTCAGTACTGTTAGCTTCGGGAACGAAAGAGCACCGAGCGGCGCTTCCGAACTCCCGTATCATGTTACACCAACCTCTGGGAGGGGCCCAAGGGCAGGCATCGGACATCGAAATACAGGCCCGGGAAATTTTATGGTTGAAACAACGACTGTATGAGATCCTGGCACGACATACGGGGCAGGATACCGACACGATCGAGAAGGACGCAGATCGGGATTACTGGCTAAGTTCCCAGGAAGCCAAAGAGTATGGGCTAATTGATCGTGTACTTGAACCACAAGTACTTCCAAAGAAAAAGTGAGGGTACCGCGTACGGGATTTGAACCCGTGTTACCGGCGTGAGAGGCCGGCGTCCTAGACCCCTAGACGAACGCGGCAATGGGGTATTTTACTTGGAATAACCCCGGAGGGTTGCCCTATGCGGGATATAGTATGCTGCTC is part of the Rhodothermaceae bacterium genome and encodes:
- a CDS encoding ATP-dependent Clp protease proteolytic subunit — translated: MVDDFVKFSKSLQLPESIYKKGLGDQPIGNLVPMVVEQTSRGERAYDIFSRLLKERIIILGTPINDIVANLAVAQLLYLTSEDPERDINIYINSPGGLVYSGLGVYDTIQYVSCPVATICVGLAASLGSVLLASGTKEHRAALPNSRIMLHQPLGGAQGQASDIEIQAREILWLKQRLYEILARHTGQDTDTIEKDADRDYWLSSQEAKEYGLIDRVLEPQVLPKKK